A region from the Deinococcus radiotolerans genome encodes:
- a CDS encoding NAD(P)-binding protein, which produces MRAPLHLSGADMRGFFLRGDLTRLQAFVDAGLNRAAQGAATFKVLSPFVMLTFTRVGHANSGAPKDAARGWITETDIITWVMLGQQDERGHWSGLYFYPAHIWVDDTMALINGRELYGYPKYDGRYHMPETPGQGGDYHLSVKAFEPFSPDTQIAWHPLLDLTPAGGGRASEVGDLAELVLAALRDLGPEALTPDARGWADLLSLLKNPRTDQIFLKQFPDGSGAGAVYQAVVAAPAVVDKVRSVRLLGGEYTCTLHDVASFPLADTLGLTLGEQRALLPFEMQFDFTVTEAAEVTPPARVPKEKIAIIGGGVGAISAAYHLTEQPGWQDRYEITLYQMGWRLGGKGASGRNAEYGQRIEEHGLHSWFGFYENAFRMIQGIYGALDRPAGAPLATWQDAFKPHDFIVLSEHIGQEWRPWPLMFPPLPGTPGDGRELPELLEIAQAMLSWVRHWVSEVCHHRPPAPAVAAGEAHPGWLRGLAATVCADVAHLASSVVHAVEGACALLGDLPAMIHAHEDPHGLLADALQGIREWLDREVCALLDADDTLRRLYICLDLGVTTLLGMLRDGVLEHGLDVINDIDFRQWLLKHGANERYSVNSAVVRGFYDLIFAYDGGDYGRPNAEAGTMLRVMIRIGLTYKGSIMYKMQAGMGDTIFSPAYQLLRARGVKFQFFHQLNELISDGDEVAEVHLTRQATVASGAEHCDPFVYVNGLACWPSAPNADQLLPAEAKLLRESGANLESHWSTWPQVYQEATGSELPRVTLKRGVDFDRVILGVSVASVPLVAPQLVTPGSALHAATSAVKSIPTQSYQLWMNRDLTSLGWTDQPGGQQPVLSGFTEPFDTWAPMDQLLPREAWPDTPDAPRDVAYFCSVYPDPGLPDPTQTDFPAVNAANVRASALNQMTTQLGALMPGTQQGGTFDWTVLTDPQGRSGEARFDGQYWRANLDPSERYVMSVVGSSRHRLRADESGYRNLILTGDWLRTGLNAGCVEAATMAGMQAAQAVTGVRAPIHGEDDRLSPL; this is translated from the coding sequence ATGCGCGCGCCCCTGCACCTGTCGGGGGCAGATATGCGCGGCTTCTTCCTGCGTGGGGACCTCACTCGACTCCAGGCGTTCGTGGACGCCGGACTCAACCGCGCCGCGCAGGGCGCAGCGACGTTCAAGGTGCTCTCGCCGTTCGTGATGCTGACCTTCACCCGCGTGGGCCACGCGAACTCCGGCGCGCCCAAGGACGCCGCCAGGGGCTGGATCACCGAGACGGACATCATCACCTGGGTCATGCTGGGCCAGCAGGACGAGCGCGGGCACTGGTCAGGGCTGTACTTCTACCCGGCGCACATCTGGGTGGACGACACCATGGCCCTGATCAACGGCCGCGAGCTGTACGGCTACCCCAAGTACGACGGCCGCTACCACATGCCCGAGACGCCCGGCCAGGGCGGCGACTACCACCTGAGCGTCAAGGCCTTCGAGCCGTTCAGCCCGGACACGCAGATCGCGTGGCACCCCCTGCTGGACCTGACGCCCGCCGGCGGTGGCCGGGCCAGCGAGGTCGGGGACCTGGCCGAGCTGGTCCTGGCGGCGCTGCGTGACCTGGGCCCCGAGGCGCTGACGCCCGACGCGCGCGGCTGGGCGGACCTGCTGTCCCTGCTGAAGAACCCCCGCACGGACCAGATCTTCCTGAAGCAGTTCCCGGACGGCAGCGGCGCCGGCGCCGTGTACCAGGCGGTCGTGGCGGCCCCCGCCGTCGTGGACAAGGTCCGCAGCGTGCGGCTGCTGGGCGGCGAGTACACCTGCACGCTGCATGACGTGGCGTCCTTCCCGCTGGCCGACACGCTGGGCCTGACGCTGGGCGAGCAGCGCGCCCTGCTGCCCTTCGAGATGCAGTTCGACTTCACCGTCACCGAGGCCGCAGAGGTCACGCCCCCCGCCCGCGTTCCGAAGGAAAAGATTGCGATCATCGGCGGCGGGGTCGGCGCGATCAGCGCCGCGTACCACCTGACCGAGCAGCCCGGCTGGCAGGACCGCTACGAGATCACGCTGTACCAGATGGGCTGGCGGCTGGGCGGCAAGGGCGCCAGCGGCCGCAACGCCGAGTACGGCCAGCGGATCGAGGAGCACGGCCTGCACAGCTGGTTCGGGTTCTACGAGAACGCCTTCCGCATGATTCAGGGCATCTACGGTGCGCTGGACCGCCCGGCGGGCGCGCCGCTGGCCACCTGGCAGGACGCGTTCAAACCGCACGACTTCATCGTGCTGAGTGAGCACATCGGGCAGGAGTGGCGCCCCTGGCCGCTGATGTTCCCGCCGCTGCCCGGCACGCCCGGCGACGGGCGCGAGCTGCCCGAACTGCTGGAGATCGCGCAGGCCATGCTGTCCTGGGTGCGCCACTGGGTGTCCGAGGTCTGCCACCACCGCCCCCCCGCCCCGGCGGTCGCGGCGGGCGAGGCGCACCCGGGTTGGCTGCGCGGCCTGGCCGCGACCGTCTGCGCGGACGTGGCGCACCTGGCCAGCAGCGTCGTGCACGCCGTCGAGGGCGCCTGCGCGCTGCTGGGCGACCTGCCCGCCATGATTCACGCGCACGAGGACCCGCACGGCCTGCTGGCCGACGCGCTGCAGGGCATCCGCGAGTGGCTCGACCGGGAGGTCTGTGCGCTGCTGGACGCGGACGACACGCTGCGCCGCCTGTACATCTGCCTGGACCTGGGCGTGACCACGCTGCTGGGCATGCTGCGCGACGGGGTCCTCGAGCACGGCCTGGACGTCATCAACGACATCGACTTCCGCCAGTGGCTCCTCAAGCACGGCGCGAACGAACGCTACAGCGTGAACAGCGCCGTCGTGCGCGGCTTCTACGACCTGATCTTCGCGTACGACGGCGGCGACTACGGCCGCCCGAACGCCGAGGCGGGCACCATGCTGCGCGTCATGATCCGCATCGGCCTGACGTACAAGGGCAGCATCATGTACAAGATGCAGGCCGGGATGGGGGACACCATCTTCTCGCCCGCCTACCAGCTGCTCAGGGCGCGCGGCGTGAAGTTCCAGTTCTTCCACCAGCTGAACGAATTGATTTCCGACGGGGACGAGGTGGCCGAAGTGCACCTGACCCGGCAGGCGACCGTGGCCAGCGGCGCGGAGCACTGCGATCCCTTCGTGTACGTGAACGGGCTGGCCTGCTGGCCCAGCGCGCCCAACGCGGACCAGCTGCTGCCCGCCGAGGCGAAGCTGCTGCGAGAGAGCGGCGCGAACCTGGAGAGCCACTGGAGCACCTGGCCGCAGGTGTACCAGGAGGCCACCGGCAGCGAGCTGCCGCGCGTGACGCTGAAACGCGGCGTGGACTTCGACCGGGTGATCCTGGGCGTGTCCGTGGCGTCCGTGCCGCTCGTCGCGCCGCAGCTCGTGACGCCCGGCTCGGCCCTGCACGCCGCGACCAGCGCCGTGAAGAGCATCCCCACGCAGTCCTACCAGCTGTGGATGAACCGCGACCTCACCTCGCTCGGCTGGACCGACCAGCCCGGCGGGCAGCAGCCCGTCCTGAGCGGCTTCACCGAACCCTTCGACACCTGGGCGCCCATGGACCAGCTGCTCCCCCGCGAGGCCTGGCCTGACACGCCCGACGCGCCGCGCGACGTGGCGTACTTCTGCTCCGTGTACCCCGACCCCGGCCTGCCCGACCCCACCCAGACGGACTTCCCCGCCGTCAACGCCGCGAACGTCCGCGCCAGCGCCCTGAACCAGATGACCACACAGCTCGGCGCGCTGATGCCTGGCACGCAGCAGGGCGGCACTTTCGACTGGACCGTGCTGACCGACCCGCAGGGCCGCTCAGGCGAGGCGCGGTTCGACGGGCAGTACTGGCGCGCGAACCTCGACCCGTCCGAACGCTACGTCATGAGCGTCGTGGGCAGCAGCCGACACCGCCTGCGCGCCG
- a CDS encoding sensor domain-containing diguanylate cyclase: MNSRWTTLCRSLLTLLALLPGLACASDARPAVQAQTPQVGAARLYRTPPGAAPLSFPASGADLAAWQAGLTPVSRVRLTGDDVWVVLNLRNPTAQREWVFDPHGTLMEFVDARVYRPGQPTQVIRTGYRAEHPYMLHYGADLTLNPGEQGVIVARVRSPYFASQPEFSVPSRAAYRRTVSRENALILLALGALLTLAMYNLFVYAGTRNRSFLYYAAYMLAYCAGWAFTFHLPADVFGWHDLRWHYVWFFLLPILNTLFYRHFLQLRARLPLLDRLSFVNLLLPLTLLPTAFVLLPYAHVLATGVIAVWLLLALISGVASWRQGFEPARFFVLGLLALLVPAAIILPGNVGLTPDVPFNSELFTLLGGTLDGLLLAFALADLIRLLSAQNRASITQLQQALHLARTDLLTGLNNRYAFEQAFGAPDSGEQLLIVIDLDGLKQLNDRQGHRRGDDLLRDFAAQLRTLEDGQVSAYRLGGDEFALLAPPEAGGTLAEALRRIEAHLQAGPYPQSGVSFGTALTTPAQPSIQTFEQADQRMYTHKQAKKRHRDTPPPLPI, from the coding sequence TTGAATTCACGCTGGACCACCCTGTGCCGCAGTCTGCTCACCCTGCTGGCCCTCCTGCCCGGCTTGGCCTGCGCCAGTGACGCGCGCCCGGCCGTTCAGGCGCAGACGCCTCAGGTCGGCGCGGCGCGGCTCTACCGCACGCCGCCCGGCGCAGCGCCGCTGAGCTTCCCGGCCAGCGGTGCCGACCTCGCCGCGTGGCAGGCGGGGCTCACGCCGGTCAGCCGGGTGCGCCTCACCGGGGATGACGTGTGGGTGGTGCTGAACCTGCGCAACCCCACCGCCCAGCGCGAGTGGGTGTTCGACCCGCACGGCACCCTGATGGAATTCGTGGACGCCCGCGTGTACCGCCCCGGCCAGCCCACCCAGGTGATCCGCACCGGGTACCGCGCCGAGCACCCGTACATGCTGCACTACGGCGCGGACCTCACCCTGAACCCCGGCGAGCAGGGCGTGATCGTCGCTCGGGTCCGCAGCCCGTACTTCGCGTCCCAGCCGGAATTCAGCGTGCCCAGCCGCGCCGCGTACCGCCGCACCGTGTCCCGCGAGAACGCCCTGATCCTGCTGGCCCTGGGCGCCCTGCTGACCCTGGCCATGTACAACCTGTTCGTGTACGCGGGTACCCGCAACCGCTCGTTCCTGTACTACGCGGCGTACATGCTCGCCTACTGCGCCGGGTGGGCCTTCACGTTCCACCTGCCGGCCGACGTGTTCGGCTGGCACGACCTGCGCTGGCATTACGTGTGGTTCTTCCTGCTGCCCATCCTGAACACGCTGTTCTACCGGCACTTCCTGCAGCTGCGCGCCCGCCTGCCATTGCTGGACCGCCTGAGCTTCGTGAACCTGCTGCTGCCGCTGACGCTGCTGCCCACCGCCTTCGTGCTGCTGCCCTACGCGCACGTCCTGGCAACCGGCGTGATCGCCGTGTGGCTGCTGCTGGCCCTGATCAGCGGCGTGGCGTCCTGGCGGCAGGGCTTCGAACCCGCCCGCTTCTTCGTGCTGGGCCTGCTGGCGCTGCTGGTGCCCGCGGCGATCATCCTGCCCGGCAACGTGGGCCTCACCCCAGACGTGCCCTTCAACTCCGAGCTGTTCACGCTGCTGGGCGGCACGCTGGACGGCCTGCTGCTGGCCTTCGCGCTGGCCGACCTGATCCGCCTGCTGAGCGCGCAGAACCGCGCGTCCATCACGCAGCTGCAGCAGGCGCTGCACCTGGCGCGCACTGACCTGCTGACCGGCCTGAACAACCGCTACGCCTTCGAGCAGGCCTTTGGCGCGCCGGACAGCGGCGAGCAGCTGCTGATCGTCATTGACCTCGACGGCCTCAAGCAGCTCAACGACCGCCAGGGGCACCGGCGCGGCGACGACCTCCTGCGGGACTTCGCCGCGCAGCTGCGCACCCTGGAAGACGGGCAGGTCAGCGCGTACCGCCTGGGCGGCGACGAGTTCGCACTGCTCGCCCCACCCGAGGCCGGCGGCACGCTCGCCGAGGCGCTGCGGCGCATCGAGGCGCACCTGCAGGCCGGGCCGTACCCACAGTCCGGCGTGAGCTTCGGCACGGCGCTGACCACCCCCGCGCAGCCCAGCATCCAGACGTTCGAGCAGGCGGACCAGCGCATGTACACGCACAAGCAGGCGAAAAAAAGGCACCGGGACACGCCCCCGCCCCTGCCCATCTGA
- the glmU gene encoding bifunctional UDP-N-acetylglucosamine diphosphorylase/glucosamine-1-phosphate N-acetyltransferase GlmU codes for MTEQTRPLDVVILAAGQGTRMKSSLPKVLHPVAGRPMVAWAVKTAQDLGARNVVVVTGHGAEQVEEHLKGAGVVFARQAQQLGTGHAFIQGLDALSDHGADVLVLYGDTPLLRADTLQALLDDHRARGGAFTVLTGELPDATGYGRIIRGADGAVERIVEQKDATPQERAVREFNSGVYLMDARARALSGRITNENASGEYYLTDLLGLYRAEGAEVHAFKLTDPSEVMGANDRTGLAEAEGIIRARLTQEHMRAGVTILMPETVSIEDTVQIGRDVTLEPGVILRGATRIAEGVTVGAYSVLTDSTLHEGVTIKPHSVLEGAEVGAGSDVGPFARLRPGTVLADGVHIGNFVETKNAQLAAGVKAGHLAYLGDVTIGEETNVGAGTIVANFDGVNKHRSQVGAGVFIGSNSTLIAPRVVGDAAFIAAGSAVHDDVPEGAMAVARGKQRNLDGWSKRYWGGLREKVQVKLPWLAGWLARQD; via the coding sequence ATGACTGAACAGACCCGTCCGCTGGACGTCGTGATTCTTGCCGCCGGGCAGGGCACCCGCATGAAATCCAGTCTCCCCAAGGTGCTGCACCCCGTCGCCGGGCGACCCATGGTCGCGTGGGCCGTGAAGACCGCTCAGGACCTGGGCGCGCGCAACGTGGTCGTCGTGACCGGCCACGGCGCCGAGCAGGTCGAGGAGCACCTGAAGGGCGCGGGCGTGGTGTTCGCGCGGCAGGCGCAGCAGCTGGGCACCGGGCACGCGTTCATCCAGGGCCTGGACGCCCTGAGTGACCATGGGGCGGACGTGCTCGTGCTGTACGGCGACACGCCCCTGCTGCGCGCCGACACGTTACAGGCGCTGTTGGACGACCACCGCGCCCGGGGCGGCGCGTTCACGGTCCTGACCGGCGAGCTGCCCGACGCGACCGGGTACGGCCGCATCATCCGCGGCGCGGACGGCGCGGTGGAACGCATCGTGGAGCAGAAGGACGCCACGCCGCAGGAGCGCGCCGTGCGCGAATTCAACAGCGGCGTGTACCTGATGGACGCCCGCGCCCGCGCCCTGTCGGGGCGCATCACGAACGAGAACGCCAGCGGCGAGTACTACCTGACCGACCTGCTGGGCCTGTACCGCGCTGAGGGCGCCGAGGTGCACGCCTTCAAACTCACCGACCCCAGCGAGGTCATGGGCGCCAACGACCGCACCGGCCTCGCTGAGGCCGAGGGCATCATCCGCGCGCGCCTCACGCAGGAGCACATGCGCGCCGGCGTGACCATCCTCATGCCTGAGACCGTATCCATCGAGGATACCGTGCAGATCGGCCGGGACGTGACCCTGGAACCCGGCGTGATCCTGCGCGGCGCGACCCGCATCGCGGAGGGCGTGACGGTCGGCGCGTACAGCGTTCTCACGGACAGCACCCTGCACGAGGGCGTGACCATCAAGCCCCACAGCGTACTGGAGGGCGCCGAGGTCGGTGCGGGCAGTGACGTGGGCCCCTTTGCGCGCCTGCGGCCCGGCACGGTCCTGGCGGATGGGGTGCACATAGGGAACTTCGTGGAGACCAAGAACGCCCAGCTGGCCGCGGGCGTGAAGGCCGGGCACCTCGCGTACCTGGGTGACGTGACCATCGGCGAGGAAACGAACGTCGGGGCGGGCACCATCGTCGCGAACTTCGACGGCGTGAACAAGCACCGCTCGCAGGTGGGTGCGGGCGTGTTCATCGGCAGCAACAGCACCCTGATCGCCCCGCGCGTGGTCGGCGACGCCGCCTTCATCGCGGCGGGCAGCGCCGTCCACGACGACGTGCCCGAGGGGGCCATGGCCGTCGCGCGCGGCAAGCAGCGCAACCTGGACGGCTGGTCGAAACGCTACTGGGGCGGCCTGCGCGAGAAGGTGCAGGTCAAGCTGCCCTGGCTGGCCGGCTGGCTGGCCCGCCAGGACTGA
- the lgt gene encoding prolipoprotein diacylglyceryl transferase, with product MDPIFLQIGNFTIAWYGVLITLGIVAGVWVGTRMARERGLNVDLFNDMILWMIVWGLVGARLVFVLTSWNQFENIPFPRVLLDIVNLRQGGISIHGGLIGGILVMLYYARRKGMDFYRYADLCVPGVAFGIIGGRIGNIMNGTDTVGRVTGWPIGFHWPAGARAFHDGMCIKNANPDMDLSQYCQQIGGQLVMTAPVHFTQMYGVIIGIILSVAAYFWLRSRIPGWAFWQFWLWYSILRAGWEETFRLNPLTLKTYLNQGLDAPGIGLLTDTQLISIPLIIASIWMLIRLRRKGAPAPAAPAEVTA from the coding sequence ATGGATCCCATCTTCCTTCAAATTGGCAATTTCACGATTGCCTGGTACGGTGTGCTCATCACCCTGGGCATCGTCGCTGGCGTGTGGGTCGGCACGCGCATGGCCCGCGAACGCGGCCTGAACGTCGACCTCTTCAACGACATGATTCTCTGGATGATCGTGTGGGGCCTCGTGGGCGCGCGGCTGGTGTTCGTGCTGACCTCCTGGAACCAGTTCGAGAACATCCCCTTCCCGCGCGTGCTGCTGGACATCGTGAACCTCCGCCAGGGCGGCATCAGCATTCACGGGGGCCTGATCGGCGGCATCCTGGTGATGCTGTACTACGCCCGCCGCAAGGGCATGGACTTCTACCGGTACGCGGACCTGTGCGTGCCCGGCGTGGCGTTCGGCATCATCGGCGGGCGCATCGGGAACATCATGAACGGCACGGACACGGTCGGCCGCGTGACCGGCTGGCCCATCGGCTTCCACTGGCCTGCCGGCGCCCGCGCCTTCCATGACGGCATGTGCATCAAGAACGCCAACCCGGACATGGACCTCTCGCAGTACTGCCAGCAGATCGGCGGTCAGCTGGTCATGACGGCGCCTGTGCACTTCACGCAGATGTACGGCGTGATCATCGGCATCATCCTGTCCGTCGCGGCGTACTTCTGGCTGCGCAGCCGCATTCCCGGCTGGGCGTTCTGGCAGTTCTGGCTGTGGTACTCGATCCTGCGCGCCGGGTGGGAGGAGACGTTCCGCCTGAACCCCCTGACCCTCAAGACGTACCTGAACCAGGGCCTGGACGCGCCCGGTATCGGCCTGCTGACCGACACGCAGCTCATCAGCATTCCGCTGATCATCGCGAGCATCTGGATGCTGATCCGCCTGCGCCGTAAGGGCGCGCCCGCACCGGCCGCCCCGGCGGAAGTCACGGCCTGA
- the tatC gene encoding twin-arginine translocase subunit TatC: MPATPPKELSSAPLFDHLDELRKRIIISVIFLAIGMAVAFQYRIQLIEFFKEPLTHSTLYQAGKVKLVALQLTEQLMLSLNMSFWAGLALALPFILWQVWAFIAPGLYAHERRWALPFILGAGVAFLGGALFGYKMVLPTMIPFLADFMGGTVEGYFSIGSYLGMVTTFLISFGLAFEMPILAVILTRIGIVNHTMLRGGWRIALVVIMIAAAVITPTPDPMNMLLVAAPLYVLYELSVILSRVFRVVPPEETETPAPLGF; the protein is encoded by the coding sequence ATGCCCGCCACCCCACCCAAAGAACTGAGCAGCGCCCCGCTGTTCGATCACCTGGACGAGCTGCGCAAGCGGATCATCATCAGCGTGATCTTCCTGGCGATCGGCATGGCCGTCGCCTTCCAGTACCGCATCCAGCTGATCGAGTTCTTCAAGGAACCCCTGACGCACTCCACCCTGTACCAGGCGGGCAAGGTCAAGCTGGTCGCCCTGCAACTCACCGAGCAGCTGATGCTGAGCCTGAACATGTCCTTCTGGGCGGGGCTGGCGCTAGCGCTGCCGTTCATCCTGTGGCAGGTGTGGGCGTTCATCGCGCCGGGCCTGTACGCCCACGAGCGGCGCTGGGCGCTGCCGTTCATCCTGGGGGCGGGCGTAGCGTTCCTGGGTGGCGCGCTCTTCGGGTACAAGATGGTCCTGCCCACCATGATTCCCTTCCTGGCGGACTTCATGGGCGGCACGGTCGAGGGGTACTTCAGCATCGGATCGTACCTGGGCATGGTCACCACCTTCCTGATCTCCTTCGGGCTGGCCTTCGAGATGCCCATCCTGGCGGTGATCCTCACCCGCATCGGGATCGTGAACCACACCATGCTGCGCGGCGGGTGGCGCATCGCGCTGGTCGTCATCATGATCGCCGCCGCCGTGATCACGCCTACGCCCGACCCCATGAACATGCTCCTCGTGGCCGCGCCCCTGTATGTCCTGTACGAACTCAGCGTGATCCTCTCGCGCGTGTTCCGCGTCGTGCCCCCCGAGGAGACCGAGACGCCCGCCCCGCTGGGCTTCTGA
- a CDS encoding twin-arginine translocase TatA/TatE family subunit, giving the protein MGPLEIVLIIVVIALVFGAKKLPELGKGLGQGIKEFKRETHADREPVTDVPSRPLDPVTPATPVTPVSEPISDRR; this is encoded by the coding sequence ATGGGTCCTTTGGAAATCGTCCTGATCATTGTCGTCATCGCCCTCGTCTTCGGCGCGAAGAAACTCCCGGAACTCGGCAAGGGCCTCGGGCAGGGCATCAAGGAATTCAAACGTGAAACGCACGCCGACCGGGAGCCCGTCACGGACGTGCCCTCGCGCCCGCTGGATCCCGTGACGCCCGCCACGCCCGTCACCCCGGTCAGCGAGCCCATCAGCGACCGCCGCTGA
- a CDS encoding SDR family oxidoreductase, translated as MSLFQLNGKRALVTGGSRGIGLAAAHDLIRLGAQVTLAARNEEVLRRAADAIGARWVVADVGTPDGVGAAVEAAGQVDILVSNAGGPPPAQPSAVTEEGWAQGFQTTFMSTARLATAVLPGMRERRWGRIIAVTSLTVGRPALNLPVSNAMRAAVTNHLRTLALEVAADGVTCNTVAPGYTATDRLNALHADPTDAERLKGRIPARRFGEPNEVAAAIAFLATNEAAYITGQEILVDGGWSI; from the coding sequence ATGAGCCTCTTTCAGCTGAACGGGAAACGCGCCCTGGTGACCGGCGGGAGCCGCGGCATCGGGCTGGCCGCCGCGCACGATCTGATCCGCCTGGGCGCGCAGGTGACGCTGGCCGCCCGGAATGAGGAGGTGCTGCGCCGCGCCGCCGACGCCATCGGCGCGCGCTGGGTCGTGGCGGACGTGGGCACCCCGGACGGCGTGGGGGCTGCCGTGGAGGCCGCCGGGCAGGTGGACATCCTCGTCAGCAACGCGGGCGGGCCGCCCCCCGCGCAGCCCAGCGCCGTCACCGAGGAGGGATGGGCGCAGGGCTTCCAGACCACGTTCATGAGCACCGCCCGACTGGCGACGGCGGTGCTGCCCGGCATGCGCGAGCGCCGCTGGGGCCGCATCATCGCCGTGACCAGCCTGACCGTGGGCCGCCCCGCGCTGAACCTCCCGGTCAGCAACGCCATGCGCGCCGCCGTCACGAACCACCTGCGGACCCTGGCACTGGAAGTCGCCGCGGACGGCGTCACCTGCAACACGGTCGCGCCCGGCTACACCGCCACCGACCGCCTCAACGCCCTGCACGCCGACCCCACTGACGCCGAGCGCCTGAAGGGCCGCATTCCCGCGCGGCGGTTCGGTGAGCCGAACGAGGTCGCGGCGGCCATTGCGTTTCTCGCCACGAACGAGGCGGCGTACATCACGGGTCAGGAGATCCTCGTGGACGGCGGCTGGAGCATCTGA